The following proteins are co-located in the Vicugna pacos chromosome 3, VicPac4, whole genome shotgun sequence genome:
- the MZB1 gene encoding marginal zone B- and B1-cell-specific protein, which yields MRLTLLLLLLGAWAIPGGLGDRAPLTATAPQLDDEEKYSAHMPAHLRCDACRAVAYQMSQHLTKAEAKLHTLDSGEHQELSESVYTDVLDQSCSQTWQDYGVREENQVKRLTGPGLNKGPEPSISVTITGGPWPTRLFTTCLHYLGEFGEDQIYEAHQQGRGALETLLCGGPLGACSEDEQVTRTEL from the exons ATGAGGCTGACcctgctactgctgctgctgggggCCTGGGCCATCCCAGGGGGCCTCGGGGACAGGGCCCCGCTCACGGCCACTGCCCCACAGCTGGATGATGAGGAGAAGTACTCAGCTCATATGCCTGCTCATCTGCGCTGTGATGCCTGCAGGGCAGTGGCCTACCAG ATGTCACAACATTTGACAAAGGCAGAGGCCAAGCTTCACACTCTGGACTCCGGGGAACATCAAGAGCTGAGTGAGTCGGTATACACAGACGTCTTGGACCAGAGCTGCTCCCAGACCTGGCAGGA CTATGGGGTTCGAGAAGAGAACCAGGTGAAACGGCTTACAGGCCCAGGACTTAACAAGGGGCCAGAGCCAAGCATCAGCGTGACGATCACAGGGGGGCCCTGGCCAACCAG GCTCTTCACGACATGTTTGCACTACCTGGGGGAGTTTGGAGAAGACCAGATCTATGAAGCCCACCAACAAGGTCGAGGGGCTCTGGAGACATTGCTGTGTGGAGGCCCCCTGGGGGCCTGCTCAGAGGATGAGCAAGTCACAAGGACCGAGCTCTAG
- the PROB1 gene encoding proline-rich basic protein 1, protein MLTALAPPALPGHPGRLSTAPARRQDSSGSSGSYHTAPGSPEPWDFGPDAEGRTNWPRVAPALGAGAQPRLSVSAQNSRQQLWPGSGFPRGPSSGPRPPLPQLRMLPSGEMEVIFGTGPLFSRSDAEDSEVQQLTARAYSNLSPPSSSIPAEPQPLAPDGGSRWATYLELRPSGPSPATPAQFECVEVALEERAAPVRPRTVPKRQIELRPRPRSPPRVATAPRPRLLLRTGSLDESLGRLQAAAGLVQTALARKLSPVTSASSNATFGLTGPPEPATPEKPRGTQVVLEEAKSRPPRVHYSSAPARAPRPWPSLRERAIRRDKPTPGTEPLGPVSSSIFLQSEEKNQEAHNQEPKTRFPRQTPDRTVLKAQSPALESRTPWEVSSKTARPRSPSPLWQAPNGTLRGPQCPSPQNPSPWNRAVPRVSSPPLPEASSAWENQDPAVTETVSRKSTSPPTLSQWNQGVTRARSPSPEASSSWKVPHPTVGDTAEGSRSPSPPALSSWEAPYRPVGTWSPSPQETWDPTVQSSSVVSKQEAMNGVAQEKLVLPTPSAPRTPELTEAQSPSTREMPGSAFRGSQLSPEVAAPQLPLSRLVGTLDADAHPEALGPREAASGRPRVAIPRPRDVRKMVKTTYAPSFPAGTPGARLPATPADPRLEEGGASKTQELQALGSSAPAHYTSVFLKDFLPVVSHPYDPPELTPDTVPPEVTQPNGALRRRAENSTAKPFARTEIRLPGALALGRRPEGTREVLVRGPGGKNRDAEAQRLVPDEKGRTSPLGGARTSPQRSPIEPAGAQPPCPSSPQAHPSSSPGITPKLETTTKAPESAEAVQSPLPREPQALAGRTAPPRPRAASAPPTDRSPEGPSRARRPLGPAHPGKVLVDPESGRYYFFEAPRQPRLRLLFDPESGQYVEVLLPPSPSVPPRRVYTPLALGPGLYPPAYGPVAGLSLPPSPGPPVFSGPQLPWASEAGPVDGMYYLPMSGTPSPAPPLLLCAPPSNLGPAQPSKGSLFPV, encoded by the coding sequence ATGCTGACCGCGCTTGCCCCGCCAGCCCTGCCCGGGCACCCGGGGCGGCTGTCCACGGCTCCCGCGCGGCGGCAGGACTCCTCTGGTTCGTCAGGCTCCTACCACACGGCTCCGGGTTCTCCAGAGCCCTGGGACTTTGGGCCGGACGCGGAGGGCCGGACGAATTGGCCCCGGGTGGCCCCTGCGCTGGGGGCGGGCGCGCAGCCTCGCCTGTCTGTCAGCGCCCAGAATAGCCGCCAGCAGCTCTGGCCTGGCTCGGGTTTCCCGCGAGGCCCGAGCTCGGGCCCACggccacccctgccccagctgcGCATGCTGCCGTCGGGGGAGATGGAAGTCATCTTCGGCACCGGACCCCTGTTCAGCCGCTCCGACGCAGAGGATAGCGAGGTGCAGCAGCTCACGGCGCGGGCCTACAGCAACCTCTCTCCGCCCTCCTCTTCCATCCCTGCGGAACCGCAGCCCTTGGCCCCAGACGGTGGCTCCCGCTGGGCCACCTACCTGGAACTACGGCCCAGTGGGCCGAGTCCTGCCACCCCAGCGCAGTTCGAGTGTGTGGAGGTGGCGCTGGAGGAACGTGCTGCGCCTGTCAGGCCCCGGACGGTGCCCAAGCGTCAGATCGAGCTGCGTCCCCGGCCCCGGAGTCCCCCGCGGGTGGCCACGGCGCCACGGCCCCGACTCCTCCTGCGCACCGGCTCCCTGGATGAGTCTCTGGGCCGCCTGCAGGCTGCCGCGGGCCTCGTGCAGACAGCGCTGGCCAGAAAACTAAGCCCCGTGACCTCTGCTTCAAGCAACGCCACTTTCGGACTCACGGGGCCGCCAGAGCCTGCGACCCCGGAGAAGCCCCGCGGTACTCAAGTGGTCCTGGAGGAGGCCAAATCTCGACCACCCCGTGTGCATTACAGTTCAGCCCCCGCCAGGGCCCCGCGACCGTGGCCTAGCCTCCGCGAGCGCGCAATTCGGCGCGACAAGCCCACGCCGGGGACTGAGCCGCTAGGTCCGGTTAGTTCCAGCATCTTCCTGCAGTCAGAGGAGAAGAACCAGGAGGCGCACAACCAGGAACCCAAAACTCGGTTCCCGCGACAGACTCCGGATCGAACCGTCCTGAAGGCACAGAGTCCAGCTTTAGAGTCTAGGACCCCCTGGGAGGTTTCGAGTAAGACTGCGAGGCCGAGGAGCCCATCCCCGCTGTGGCAAGCCCCAAATGGGACCCTGCGGGGTCCTCaatgcccctccccccagaacCCGTCCCCGTGGAATCGAGCTGTTCCGAGAGTGAGTAGCCCGCCGCTCCCCGAGGCATCCTCCGCATGGGAAAATCAGGATCCTGCTGTCACAGAAACTGTCAGCAGAAAGAGTACTTCTCCTCCGACCCTTTCCCAGTGGAATCAGGGTGTCACCAGGGCACGAAGCCCATCCCCCGAAGCTTCTTCCTCGTGGAAAGTTCCGCATCCAACAGTCGGGGATACAGCTGAGGGGAGTAGGAGTCCGTCCCCACCAGCCTTGTCCTCATGGGAAGCTCCATATCGTCCTGTTGGGACGTGGAGCCCATCGCCCCAAGAGACGTGGGACCCCACAGTGCAGAGCTCATCGGTAGTATCTAAGCAGGAAGCTATGAATGGAGTAGCCCAGGAGAAACTGGTGCTTCCCACGCCATCTGCACCCAGGACTCCAGAGCTAACAGAGGCGCAGAGTCCGTCCACGCGGGAAATGCCAGGTTCTGCCTTCCGAGGCAGTCAGCTGTCGCCAGAGGTGGCTGCACCCCAGCTGCCTCTCAGTCGCCTCGTGGGCACCCTGGATGCCGATGCGCATCCAGAAGCCCTGGGCCCTAGAGAAGCGGCCTCAGGGCGTCCGCGCGTGGCCATTCCTCGGCCTCGCGACGTGCGCAAGATGGTGAAGACTACATACGCACCAAGCTTCCCGGCAGGCACCCCAGGGGCAAGGCTGCCTGCGACTCCTGCGGACCCCCGCTTGGAGGAGGGCGGCGCATCCAAGACACAGGAGCTTCAGGCGCTTGGGTCCTCAGCCCCGGCTCACTACACTTCCGTTTTTCTCAAGGACTTTTTGCCGGTCGTGTCACACCCCTATGACCCTCCAGAGCTGACGCCAGACACAGTCCCTCCGGAGGTTACGCAGCCCAACGGGGCCCTGAGGCGGAGGGCAGAGAACAGTACGGCGAAACCCTTCGCGCGCACTGAGATCCGCCTGCCTGGCGCCCTAGCCTTAGGCCGCCGGCCGGAGGGAACCCGGGAAGTCCTGGTGCGCGGTCCTGGAGGAAAGAACCGGGATGCTGAGGCCCAGCGCCTAGTCCCCGACGAAAAGGGTCGGACCAGCCCTCTAGGCGGCGCTCGCACCTCACCCCAGAGGTCGCCCATAGAGCCTGCAGGGGCCCAacctccctgccccagctcccCGCAGGCGCACCCTAGCTCGAGCCCTGGAATAACACCCAAACTGGAGACGACAACTAAGGCCCCTGAGTCCGCGGAAGCGGTCCAGTCGCCCCTCCCGCGAGAGCCCCAGGCATTGGCTGGCAgaacggccccgccccggccccgcgcgGCCTCGGCACCTCCCACGGACCGGTCCCCGGAAGGCCCCTCTCGGGCGCGCAGGCCGCTCGGGCCCGCGCACCCGGGGAAGGTCCTGGTGGACCCCGAGAGCGGCCGCTACTACTTTTTCGAGGCGCCCAGGCAGCCTCGGCTGCGGCTGCTCTTCGACCCCGAGAGCGGGCAGTACGTGGAGGTGCTGCTGCCACCCTCGCCCTCGGTGCCACCCCGCCGCGTCTATACCCCGCTGGCTCTTGGTCCCGGTCTCTACCCACCCGCCTATGGGCCTGTCGCTGGCCTGTCTCTGCCACCATCCCCAGGCCCGCCGGTCTTCAGCGGCCCCCAGCTACCCTGGGCCTCTGAGGCGGGGCCCGTGGATGGAATGTACTACCTGCCAATGAGTGGGACACCCAGCCCCGCACCTCCTCtgctcctctgtgctccaccctcCAACTTGGGTCCCGCCCAGCCCAGCAAGGGCTCCCTGTTTCCGGTGTGA
- the SPATA24 gene encoding spermatogenesis-associated protein 24: protein MATPVGWSQGGSGSVCLAFDQLRDVIESQEELIHQLRNVMVLQDENFVSKEEFQAVEKKLVEEKAAHAKTKVLLAKEEEKLQFALGEVEVLSKQLEKEKLAFEKALSSVKSRALQESSKKDQLITKCNEIESHIIKQEDILNGKENEIKELQHVISQQKEIFRNHMSDFRIQKQQENYIAQVLDQKHKKASGTRQAWSHQRAREK from the exons ATGGCGACACCCGTCGGGTGGTCGCAGGGGGGGTCAGGATCGGTGTGTCTCGCCTTCGATCAACTGCGGGACGTGATTGAGTCTCAGGAGGAACTGATCCACCAGCTGAGGAACGTG atggttctccaggatgaAAATTTTGTCAGTAAGGAAGAGTTCCAGGCAGTGGAGAAAAAGCTGGTG GAAGAGAAAGCTGCCCATGCCAAGACCAAGGTCCTCCTGGCCAAGGAAGAGGAGAAGTTGCAGTTTGCCCTTGGAGAGGTAGAGGTGCTGTCTAAACAGCTGGAGAAAGAGAAGCTGGCCTTTGAAAAGGC GCTCTCCAGTGTCAAGAGCAGAGCCCTGCAGGAGTCCAGCAAGAAGGACCAGCTCATCACCAAGTGCAATG AAATTGAGTCTCACATTATAAAGCAAGAAGATATACTTAATGGCAAAGAGAATGAGATTAAAGAGTTGCAGCATGTTATCAGCCAGCAGAAAGAGATCTTCAG GAATCACATGTCTGACTTCCGGATCCAGAAGCAGCAGGAGAACTATATAGCCCAGGTGCTGGACCAGAAGCATAAGAAAGCCTCAGGGACGCGTCAGGCCTGGAGCCACCAGCGTGccagggaaaaataa